ttgtgttgtcgTTTTCATCCATGCCATGAAATTGCTGTGTGGTAACTGTGCTGACTTAAAAGTTTGTTatgttgtcttttgagttttaaTTCAATCATGCAGTATACGACTGAGGCAACCTGATCAATATCAGGTTTGACACAGTCGAGAACTGCTAGATAAAACAAGCTTTCtgcgccaaacaaataataacttgCATATAATTTGCATCATGTTATTATCGCGGTAGAGAAAGCGACAGGTCCCCCCTCCTGGGGGCCataggaaaaataaatgtataataaatgatattgaaaattaattttgtatgcaataaaatattcgtatcaaattttttcgctttataattttttaaaacttcgtGTAAGgggaatttgtttaaattttttttcaaaaacaaaagtctgGACTTAGCAGAGATGgtgaatttattttagaaatattGGTTGTTGGACTATGATGATGGAATAGAAATTTATAAAAGGGAAAGAgttaaattttattgaaatgtaaaacattgaatttttattgttgttttttgcaaGATCTGTAACATAgcactcagaaatattttctcaCATCAGGCAATTATCAGCAGCAAGAAAGGTACTTGAGGAGAAAATAGAGACATGCACTTGTGATTTATCAATCAATTTTGTATTCAGCAATCTTTCAACACATCCAGAGAAATACTTCAGAACTTCGGTGTAAAGGTCGGAGCAGCGTGAGTAGTGGTGACATAATCGGGAGAATTGCAATAAATATGAACCTCAGTTTGGTAGTAGTTTGGAGCAGGGTAATACTTAAATTCCTCGATGTTGTAAACTAGGCAGCGTACGTAGTCGTGTAATAGGCGGCgccttcggtgtagtacttgggggctgcggtgttgtagctaggagcgtaggtcgtggtgtagtagactggagcatcagtgtagtatttctGTTCAACGTAGCACGAAAGGGCAGCTTTTGTGTTGCAAGTCGGGactgcgtaatacttggccgcctGAGTTGTCGTTGTGTAGATCGGGGCAGAGAAGTACTTtgccgcttcggtgtagtactcgaccGTTTTGGTGGAGTTATCagcgggagcctcggtgtagcagcTGGGAACAGAGTAGTATTTAGGAAAATAGGTGCGGTAAGTAGATGAGAACAGAGTAACACTTAGAAGTCTCGGTGCTGTAGTAGGAAGAGCAGCATACGTAGTAATGTATAGTACTCCATCGCctatggtgtagtaactcagggcagagtaatacttcagggCGTCAGTGTAGTGGCTCGGGGCATCGTAAGTTGTGCTATTAAACTCCGGtgctttagtggtgtagtatttgAAGACCTCGGTTGCAGAACTGGTCGTTGGgtaagttgttgttgtgtagtaaggcggcggcgttgcggtttggtttcCGCCATACCAAGGAGACATCGTTACACCagcggtcgacccagccatcaacgatacaacacccaacagcatacGACGCCTTATTAACTAGACAATTcagaaacaaattcaaacattAATACTAAATATTAACAGGCATgccaacaaatagaaaaaaatataattgatacaaaactcaatgtaaaaataagaatatttacccataatTGCGAATCGCTTACACGATGAGgaatgcagttggtgacagATAGGGCACTGCAGTTCGGGCAcgacttcttttatttttgacgaCTCCGTTTACGCACAGTAATACTTCGGGACgtaggtgtagtagctcggggcagcctaggttgtagtgtagtacttgagcGCTTCACTGCTGTTGTAATGCggggcctcggtgtaataGGCAGGGGCAGCATACATAGACGTTTAGAATTCCGATGCCTTAGtgatgtagtacttgggagcctcggtgtagtaactaaGGCAGCATACGTCGTTGGGTAATAGGCGGCTTTTTCGGTGTAGTAATTGGAGGCTGCGGTGTAGCGTAGGTAGTGGTGTAGTGAACTGGAGAATCAGTGTAGTACTTCTgttcaacgtagtacgaaagagcagcttctgtgtagtaaatcgggactgcgtaatacttggccgcctgagttgtggttgtgtagatcggggcagagtagtactttaccgcttcggtgtagtattcgatCGTTTTGGTGGAGTAATCAGCGGGAACCTCGGTGTAGCAGCTAGGAACAGGTAGTATTTAGGAAAATCGGTGCAATAAGTAGCTGAgaacagagtaatacttgggagcctcggtgtagtaggatggGGCAGCATGCGTAGTCCTGCTCCGTCGCCTCGGTgctgtagtaactcggggcagagtaatacttcaggACATCAGTGTAGTGGCTCGTGGCAGCGTAAGTTGTGGTATAAAACTCCGGTGCtatagtggtgtagtacttgaagaCCTCGGTGCAGgaactggtcgttgcgtaagtTGCCTTTGGGTAGTAATGCGGCGGCGTTGTGGTCTGGTATCCGCCATACTCAGGAGACATCgttacaccagtggtcgacccaccaatcaacgatacaacacccaactgCATACGACTCCTTATTAACTAGACAGAAAACCAATTCAAACAtaaatattcaataatatttacatattaacaaacagaaaataattgaCATTAATAGAAAACTCCTTGTAGACACAGAATATTTACTCATGGATGCGAACTGGCAATACGGTGAAGAAGGCAGATGGTGACAGATAGGGCacagcagttgttgccgtgtcggagatgctcactcgactgatatctctggtcttttctttctcctttttatacgatttttttatcaccctcacctcttaagccttgcgggtATTGTACCtatttgataatgatgaaacacgtacctttattctcacccaacctctccgCCGTCGCATGatacgttttacgtaatgatctccgtgaccttcgagcatgaaggaaatgcaaactgccctttccttctttaggttggcgttgctggggatgggtctacaacaacaaatatcaaaatgaataccaaatggctgagccttgcggctattatacctgcttgataatgatgaaacacgtacctttctcacccaacctctacaccaccgcattgacagttttacacGTAATGTTCACCGCGACCTTCAAGCGtgaaggacatgcaaactggccgGCCGGTTGGTCTGCAGGTGTAAAGTTATCTGCAatggtaattaaaaaataattaataaacactgcatcagttggaacatgttgaaaatatacctaaatttaatttaaatgaagATTGCGTAGTTTCTTTTAATTGCGAGTGTCCAGCGACCTCGTGTTGATTAGTAACAGGCTCCCGGCGGCTCACAATCACATTACTCTGATTACTACTGACTAGATGTTTatgtctacacacacactacaAAAATTCTATCCAACCTATGTTGAAATCACTCCCATAATTtcgatcaaaaaaacaaagatgaAACATTAATAGTTATCAGTTGTAGGTAGGGTAATGTTACCAAAGACGCCATTCATCTAATCATCTTTTGAATAATGCTGTAACTTCTATTGAcgtttataatatttataggTTTGTGGGAAGTAGAGAACACGGTATGTTAGTTTCCGCAGCCTTCGCCATTACATCGCGTATTAAACGCCTTTTAACATGAGGAAGGCTTCCTAAGCGTAATACATAAATACTTGAGTTTTCTTTAGAATTAAGAACGCAGTAAGTATTCTAAGTTATGTCGGTAATTTGAATATTGTTGATGAAAGTGTGTATTCATTATAATTCTCGTTCAAAGCTTCAAATATTCAAGTAATTGGTCGAAAATCGTCCACACTAGTTGTCTAGTATGGATACGAGTGTTAGATACGAACTTCAATAATGAATTCTTAAatgcttaaaataaaaaattaaaaaatcttcatTGAATGGAGTGATATACCACGAActaaaaataatgtaattatGACCACTGAATGAATACCACTGTTAGAACGCCGGAGATTGGTTTCTGGGATCTTCATTGCTGACTCGGCGCGGATAATCATCACGTTGGAGTCGGTTATCTGTATTCAATGATCCATTCTCGCGTTCTCTATAATTTCGACTCTCTGCACTATTTCTCTCCCTTGCAGGCTGGTGGCGATAACGGCTGTCCGGGCGGTGATTCCGTATCTAAATAAAGGCGTTACTATAAGGAAAATCGAATAGATGAAACGAGTTATTTTTATCACATCATTTGATGGCAGTTCGTCTGAAATAGGACGGTCTTGGCGATCTCTCCTGTCGGCATAAGGTCGGTCACGGTAATGGTTGCCACGATAGTTATTCTGCATCAAATTTAATCGACAACAATGTAAAAACtcgaattgaattgatttgaagCCTAGTATCAACTAACCTCGTACCAAGGTCTTCCACCGTAATAGTTACGGCTTTGTTGGTTATATACTGGTCGATATGTTGAATCTGTTGATTCACACTGATGGTTGACTTCGACTTTATCATCTCTGAGAATGAGTATTAAATATTAAATCAATTGACCTACGTACCTAGACTATAAACATCTTatcctgaaagaaaaaatttttttatacctTTCCTGAAACAGTGGGACTGGATTAggacaaacttcttgaatcATTTGATTTAGATTCTCAATATAGTTTTCCCTTTCCATAGGGTAACCCCGAGCTTTGTTAAAAGCTACgatgacaaagaaaaaaaaaaaaaaaaaaaggtaaaaatgtgAAGGGTTAAAACTGGAAGACTAAATAAGCCAATAAATTAGACCTGATATCGCATCCGCTGGTTGATAACCTCTTCGCACAACTAGGTACCTTACCACCAAATACCCAGTTCTGTTAAGGCCGTGAGTGCAATGCACAACTACTACTTTCCCACGTGACATAGGGTCATGAAGAAAATTATCCATTACTGAAAAAAATCTGCATTGAATAcacaaattctttaaaaaactgtaacatttttataaatatctAACCAATCTTTTTCTACCTTTGGATTGTAATGTCATCTGGAATTTCATGCCCTATGCAATGAATCTTTGCATGTTGGACTTGGGAATCAGTGAACACTTTTGGATTGTAATACCTTGTTGTTGCAGTAAGATCAATAATACAACCAACGGTTGGTACCTTTTCCATTAAATTTTTGGGGGTGAACCATTGCTCAAGATCAACATTGTTAAAATGAAGCAAGTGCTGTGAaatgaaaagggaaattttatttaaatagaataaaaagTATAAATGTCATCAAACCTCGTTTAAAGGAACTCTACAAGCTAAGATGGGTAATCCTTCTATCGGTTCTCCAATACTGGGATAATTTTCCCACCTACATATAAGAgcaaatattaaatattaatgaaatttaaaagttaaaagatATGCAAACCTGTTGGGGATTGGACCAGGATTTCCAAAAGGTCCTCTTCCTGTAAATGTAAAcatgaaaccaaaaaattataGCTACATGCTCATATGCTAATAACTTTATGGAACTTGAAACTATACCTCTATAAGTAGGCCTACTGTCAGTAGAAAAACGGTGTTGTACACAACTTGTACTTGCTGATGTTGAACTGTCACTTTCTAAATCAGTAGAAACAACCCCCATTTTCAAAGATGTGTTCACACCTGAAACAAACAGTAGAATCAAAACTGctgtttattgaaaaatagcatgatttaaaaccaaatttacctTGTTTCTCTGCATCAGGATTTGACTGAATGCCTTTCACCGGATTTTCTGATCGTTCATTCATACTGTTCgtcctttttgttatttgacaataaaacaaatacaacttatTCCAAACACTGACCAAAATTTAAGcattaaaagaaatgataCTCGTTCCAAATTCTGCAAGAAACTCGCAACGTTATCGgcgttttaactttttgttttcaaaataatggCTTCATGCTGTCATTACACAACAATCGTCTGCTAACGCGTCTAATACAGGTCTGGCAGAGTTGTCAAAGTTTACTTGTTCGGAAATTGGTTTTCGACTTTTCATTTACATTTATATCATGTTTATAGTTACCATGGTATATGTTTATACTTTATATGCTTCTGTTCTTACTTTCTTAATTTTTAGTTCTACTGTATGTTCTCTTTACAAatggtgggaaaaaaaaaattaaaaaaaaaaccttgattATTTTGCATTGTTAATTTCGCATCTCATGCTTTGCGCGCGGAGATTGTAATTGTCATCAAATTTCATGTAGCAAATGTAAGCATAGTCATGTAATGTATTCAGCAGTAGGCATGTAGTGAAATAAATTAgcgttgaatatttttcagagttcACGAcgtaaattattttgaaatgctTTGGTTTTCATTAGCGACACAATTTATCTCAAAAATCGATGGTTTGTTATTAGTGCTGACGCTATTCCACGAAGTCAACGTCTCAATCAACTCACTAGAATTgataaacaaaatagaaaacgtTTTGTTCGCGTCATTTGTTTTCAGGAAAGCCCCATACTTAGTATCAACGTATACATTTCTTTCGAAGCCAAGCTCTTTAAAAGTCCATGGTTCACAGTTATTGTCATCAGTCTTCCTGTGCTCGTCGAAATCGCTACTTTTTCGCTCTGAAAATATTGTAATTATACAACCATTTATTTCCCATTATACTGCAAAATAATTGTACGAGTCAGACGAGTCATCAATGTCAcctgtttcatttttcctaTTGCAGATAAGGGAAGTgttgaaaagattttttaaagtaatgGACACCGCACGCGATAAATTGTCTTCTGCCGGCCAGAAAGCCCAGAAAAGTACGGTTAATTTTTCGCAAGGTTAATGCTTTTTTCCAATTCAGTTTCTAATTCCTGTCATTTTGTTTTAGGTGCTGGTGATGTTGCTCAGGCCGGTCGTGAAGGGGGACAATCGGCTAAAGAACACGCACAACATTTTGCTGACAGCACCAAGCAAGCGGCTGGCGATGCATCTGCACAAGGCAAAGGAATGCTGGGAAAAATCAAAGATACTATCTCCGACACTACAGGAACGATCCAAGAAAAGGGCAAAGGCATGGTGGAGAACATCAAAGAAACATTCAGTAGaggaaattgattttattacgTTGTGGTGTTAAGCTTCCTGCGATAGTGAAGTCCAAGATTATTGATtgagaaaatacaattttattaCAATAGAAGAACACCTTTTTCTGcatcatttgaaattattaatgataataagagtttaagaataaaaatatcaactgAAACATTGagaaaaaccaataaaaataGACGAATAGTTGACTCAATTATTTATCAACCTTCCGTAAAAGTATGAAGCTgagtttaaaattatttttcggaGAATGCTTTCTGTATACCAACAATAACTTTTTCCGCAAAACTATTATTTGtcgtttttccccccaacgAATCTACAGTATAAATAAATGGTTTTGTTCAAGCGCAATGTTATTCTTTTAAGAATTTCTAAATCGATTATTAGGGTGCGTGAgggcgaataaataaaaaattgtgctCACGCTAATACTCATTGAGTGGCGAAAGAGTATTTCATTGAA
Above is a genomic segment from Daphnia pulicaria isolate SC F1-1A chromosome 8, SC_F0-13Bv2, whole genome shotgun sequence containing:
- the LOC124311240 gene encoding RNA/RNP complex-1-interacting phosphatase-like; amino-acid sequence: MNERSENPVKGIQSNPDAEKQGVNTSLKMGVVSTDLESDSSTSASTSCVQHRFSTDSRPTYRGRGPFGNPGPIPNRWENYPSIGEPIEGLPILACRVPLNEHLLHFNNVDLEQWFTPKNLMEKVPTVGCIIDLTATTRYYNPKVFTDSQVQHAKIHCIGHEIPDDITIQRFFSVMDNFLHDPMSRGKVVVVHCTHGLNRTGYLVVRYLVVRRGYQPADAISAFNKARGYPMERENYIENLNQMIQEVCPNPVPLFQERDDKVEVNHQCESTDSTYRPVYNQQSRNYYGGRPWYENNYRGNHYRDRPYADRRDRQDRPISDELPSNDIRNHRPDSRYRHQPARERNSAESRNYRERENGSLNTDNRLQRDDYPRRVSNEDPRNQSPAF
- the LOC124311536 gene encoding late embryogenesis abundant protein 1-like, whose amino-acid sequence is MDTARDKLSSAGQKAQKSAGDVAQAGREGGQSAKEHAQHFADSTKQAAGDASAQGKGMLGKIKDTISDTTGTIQEKGKGMVENIKETFSRGN